The following proteins are co-located in the Carassius auratus strain Wakin unplaced genomic scaffold, ASM336829v1 scaf_tig00014496, whole genome shotgun sequence genome:
- the LOC113074396 gene encoding uncharacterized protein LOC113074396, whose protein sequence is MDSAGSDPLRSALVQQGVLLGQHATQLNTTAQDVDALSARVSELLTRVDDLQREATNRGSVLHTGMAHESEPHANNPPVYDGDPNACQAFLSQCSLVFSLQPRRYANEEAKSVRPGPPRYPRIAPTTVPLIFSRALLRLRVGYTPFRVLRERPWTSIYGARVFTKLDLRNAYHLVRIREGDEWKTAFNTPSGHYEYLVLPFGLTNAPAVFQGLVNSVLGDMINQFVFAYLDDILIFSSSLQLHTQHVRRVLQRLLENQLFVKAEKCEFHAESVTFLGHIISTEGIKPDPAKIEAVAQWPVPDSRKALQRFLGFANFYRRFIRNFGQIAAPLTALTSTKVSFRWNREAQVAFDILKSRFVSAPVLLVPDPEAQFIVEVDASDVGVGAVLSQRSLHDGKLHPCAFFSRRLSPAERNYDIGNRELLAVRLALGEWRHWLEGSVQPFLVWTDHKNLEYIRSAKRLSSRQARWALFFARFNFTLSYRPGSKNTKPDALSRLFGAPGGRLRPRPSFLRGWWSGLFHGVSSSELRRPVEGCKCQGSVRRAGCRCRLRCALRSLSGVTHPPDGLLNPLPIPSRPWSHIALDFVSGLPPSKGNTVVLTVVDRFSKAVHFIPLPKLPSARETAQLVVDHVFRLHGFPVDVVSDRGPQFVSRFWREFCRQIGASASLSSGFHPQTNGQCERANQDLGRMLRCLASNNPSSWCKQLSWAEYAHNTLPVAASGMSPFECSVGYNPPLFPSQEPDAAVPSALAFVQRCRRTWEKVRRILVQASGRTKTAADRRRSSPPAYVCGQRVWLSTKDLPLRAPSRKLAPRFIGPFRITKVVILEQLSRSEVSLELPRAFCIKDPWLNSQL, encoded by the exons ATGGATTCAGCGGGATCTGATCCACTCCGCTCGGCTCTCGTGCAGCAGGGAGTTTTGTTAGGACAGCATGCCACCCAGCTCAACACCACCGCGCAGGATGTGGACGCTCTCAGTGCCCGAGTCTCCGAGCTCCTCACACGGGTGGACGACCTTCAGCGAGAGGCAACAAACCGGGGGTCCGTTCTTCACACCGGTATGGCCCACGAGTCCGAACCTCATGCCAACAATCCGCCGGTCTATGATGGCGATCCTAACGCCTGTCAAGCGTTTCTCTCCCAGTGCTCGCTGGTGTTTTCTCTGCAGCCCCGGCGTTACGCAAATGAGGAAGCCAAG tcagtaaggcccgggccacctcgctacccccgcatcgcccctacgactgtgccattgatcttctcccgggcgcttctccgcctaagggtcgGTTATACTCCCTTTCGGGTCCtgagagagaggccatggacaagtatatac ggagctcgggtcttcaccaagttagacctgcgcaacgcctaccacttggtgcgcattcgggagggggatgagtggaagacggcattTAACACCCCTTCGGGACACTACGAGTACTTGGTTCTTCCGTTTGGTCTTACCAATGCTCCAGCCGttttccagggactcgtcaatagcgtgttgggtgacatgatcaatcaatttgtcttcgcgtatttggatgatatcttgattttctcctcttctctccaattacacacccagcatgtCAGACGGGTTCTCCAGCGGTTGTTAGAGaatcagttgtttgtcaaggcggagaagtgcgaattccacgctgagtctgttacgttccttggccacattatttctacggaggggatcaagccagatcccgctaagattgaagctgttgcccagtggccggttcctgactcccggaaggctctgcagcgattcctgggtttcgccaacttctaccggcgattcatcagaaattttggtcagattgctgcaccGCTCACAGCCCTAACTTCAACtaaggtgtccttcagatggaaccgggaagcgcaggtagcctttgacattttaaagtcccgttttgtctctgcacctgttctgttggttccagatcctgaggcccagttcattgttgaggttgatgcttcggacgtcggggttggcgcagttctatctcagcgttccctccacgatgggaagctccacccttgtgcattcttctctcgtcgtctcagccctgcagaacgtaactatgacatcggcaatagagaactgttggcggtacgattggctttgggtgagtggcgtcactggttggaggggtcagtgcagcccttcttggtctggacggatcacaagaacctggaatacatccgttcagccaagaggctgagctcgcgccaggcccgttgggcactcttctttgccaGGTTCAACTTCACCCTCTCGTACCGGCCGGGATCTAAGAACACCAAACCCGATGCCCTCTCTCGTCTGTTCGGTGCTCCGGGGGGGAGGTTGCGGCCGAGGCCATCCTTCCTGAGGGGGTGGTGGTCGGGGCTCTTTCATGGGGTATCGAGCAGCGAGTTGAGGAGGCCGGTCGAGGGGTGCAAGTGCCAGGGGAGTGTCCGGCGGGCAGGTTGCCGGTGCCGGCTGCGCTGCGCTCTGAGGTCCttgagtggggtcactcat cctcctgatggtctgctaaaccctctccctatcccttcccgcccttggtcacacattgcccttgatttcgtctcagggcttcctccgtcgaagggtaacactgttgttctcacagtggtggatcgcttttccaaagcgGTTCACTTCatccccctgcccaagctgccctccgcccgggagaccgcccaactggtggtggaccacgtcttccgtctccatgggtttccggtggatgtggtttctgataggggtccccagtttgtctcccggttctggagggaattttgtagacagattggggcctctgctagtctgtcttcagggtttcatccccagaccaatgggcagtgtgagcgggccaaccaggatctaggaagaatgctccgctGTCTAGCGTCCAACAATCCGAGTTCCTGGTGCAAGCAGCTCTCCTGGGCAGAGTACGCTCATAACACGCTTCCGGTGGCCGCGTCAGGTATGTCCCCCtttgagtgttctgttggttataacccacctctgttcccgtcacaggaacccgacgcagcggttccatccgccctggctttcgtccagcgctgccgtcgcacctgggagaaagTCAGGAGGATTCTGGTCCAAGCCTCTGGCCGAACCAAGACCGCAGCTGATCGTCGCcggtcctctcctcctgcctatgtgtgtggtcagcgggtttggctttctaccaaggatctgcctctccgggcgccttctcgtaagctggcacccagattcattgggccattccgcatcaccaaggtggt GATTTTAGAGCAGCTCAGCCGCTCAGAGGTCTCCCTTGAGTTGCCTCGAGCATTTTGTATTAAAGACCCTTGGCTAAATTCCCAGTTATGA